A region from the Pelagovum pacificum genome encodes:
- a CDS encoding DUF1801 domain-containing protein, whose protein sequence is MTDGKVKLLSGGNPQIPKGDGDGPVQDYIAAMPGWKHDAGVMLDRIITDEIGEAQKAVRWNTPFYGLPGQGYIVAFHCITKYLKITFFRGADLSPMPPVGSKDPNTRYLHVYEDLALDEAQFRDWIRQAAALPGWQF, encoded by the coding sequence ATGACGGACGGCAAGGTAAAGCTGCTTTCGGGTGGCAACCCCCAGATCCCGAAGGGCGATGGCGATGGCCCGGTGCAGGACTACATCGCCGCGATGCCCGGCTGGAAGCACGACGCGGGCGTGATGCTCGACCGGATCATCACCGACGAGATCGGCGAGGCGCAGAAGGCGGTGCGATGGAATACGCCGTTCTACGGGCTGCCGGGCCAGGGATACATCGTCGCCTTCCACTGCATCACGAAATACCTGAAGATCACCTTCTTCCGGGGCGCGGACCTGTCACCGATGCCCCCCGTCGGCTCCAAGGACCCGAACACGCGCTACCTTCACGTCTACGAGGACCTCGCCCTCGACGAGGCGCAATTCCGCGACTGGATTCGCCAGGCCGCCGCCTTGCCCGGCTGGCAATTCTGA
- a CDS encoding SRPBCC family protein, protein MTETRTVTVEREFPHAPEKLWRALTQPHLLEEWLMKTDFRPETGAKFTFSGEWGAADCEVLEIEPHHRLVYRWDAFELRSIVTLTLTETATGTRLRMEQSGFTPERPQELGGARYGWENYFGQLEQLLDRTE, encoded by the coding sequence ATGACCGAAACCCGCACCGTCACCGTCGAGCGCGAGTTCCCTCACGCGCCGGAGAAACTCTGGCGCGCACTGACCCAGCCCCACCTGCTGGAGGAGTGGCTGATGAAGACTGACTTCCGCCCGGAGACAGGCGCGAAATTCACCTTCTCGGGCGAGTGGGGCGCTGCGGACTGCGAAGTGCTGGAGATCGAGCCGCACCACCGGCTGGTCTACCGTTGGGACGCGTTCGAGCTGCGCAGCATCGTCACGCTGACCCTGACCGAAACCGCGACGGGAACCCGGCTCCGGATGGAGCAGTCCGGTTTCACCCCCGAGCGCCCGCAGGAGCTTGGCGGCGCCCGCTACGGCTGGGAAAATTACTTTGGCCAGCTCGAGCAGCTGCTCGATCGCACCGAGTGA
- a CDS encoding ArsR/SmtB family transcription factor — protein sequence MVTPNDDLFRSLADPTRRALFERLCRDGDLTVGALTERAGVSQPAVSKHLRVLKEAGLVTDTPEGRQTRYSARPQALAPLVGWTREMAGFWEDRFDALDALLKRMDQ from the coding sequence GTGGTCACCCCCAACGACGACCTGTTCCGATCCCTCGCGGACCCGACGCGCCGGGCGCTGTTTGAACGGCTCTGCCGGGACGGCGACCTGACGGTCGGCGCGCTGACCGAGCGGGCAGGGGTGTCGCAACCTGCCGTCTCCAAGCATCTGCGCGTGCTGAAGGAGGCCGGCCTCGTCACCGACACGCCCGAGGGCCGGCAGACCCGTTATTCCGCGCGTCCCCAGGCACTTGCGCCGCTCGTCGGCTGGACACGCGAGATGGCCGGATTCTGGGAAGACAGGTTCGATGCGCTCGACGCGCTGCTGAAAAGGATGGACCAATGA
- a CDS encoding sigma-54-dependent transcriptional regulator, with protein sequence MAQAMKIAIVDDEKDMRQSISQWLALSGYDTETFASAEDALKGLNPDYPGIVVSDIKMPGMDGMQFLKKIKGVDSTLPVIMITGHGDVPMAVEAMRIGAYDFLEKPFNPDRMTELAKKATQARRLTLDNRALRRELSDGSAIMSKLIGSSPVMERLKEDILDLGQADGHCLIEGETGTGKTLVAHALHAVGARANKRFVLISCSAYDEEALTRRLFGPVEQDDPIPAMEEARGGTLVLEDVEALSPALQARLLTALNEQGTPAETRIIAICNLQDEGKTCEDVLRADLFYRLAALRVTVPPLRQRGEDILSLFTRLSEQFADEYGCDAPQVSAQEAAQLLQAPWPGNVRQLINVAERAVLQNRRGTGTIASLLMADNAESEPAMTTEGKPLKEFVEAFERMLIDNTMRRHKGSIVAVMEELCLPRRTLNEKMAKYQLQRSDYL encoded by the coding sequence ATGGCTCAGGCTATGAAGATCGCGATCGTCGACGACGAAAAAGACATGCGGCAATCCATTAGCCAGTGGCTGGCCCTGTCGGGCTACGACACGGAGACCTTTGCGAGCGCGGAGGACGCGCTGAAGGGGCTGAACCCCGACTACCCCGGCATCGTCGTGAGCGACATCAAGATGCCGGGCATGGACGGCATGCAATTCCTCAAGAAGATCAAGGGTGTGGACAGCACTCTTCCGGTCATCATGATCACGGGCCACGGCGACGTGCCGATGGCCGTGGAAGCGATGCGCATCGGCGCCTACGATTTCCTCGAGAAGCCCTTCAACCCCGACCGGATGACCGAGCTTGCCAAGAAGGCGACACAGGCGCGGCGGCTGACGCTCGACAACCGGGCGCTGCGGCGTGAGCTGTCGGACGGCTCCGCGATCATGTCCAAGCTGATCGGATCCTCGCCCGTCATGGAACGGCTGAAGGAGGACATCCTCGATCTCGGTCAGGCCGACGGCCACTGCCTGATCGAGGGGGAGACCGGCACCGGCAAGACGCTCGTCGCCCATGCCCTGCACGCCGTCGGGGCCCGTGCCAACAAGCGGTTCGTTCTGATCTCCTGTTCCGCCTACGACGAGGAGGCGCTGACCCGTCGTCTGTTCGGCCCGGTAGAGCAGGACGACCCGATCCCGGCGATGGAAGAGGCGCGCGGCGGCACGCTGGTGCTGGAAGATGTCGAGGCGTTGTCGCCCGCGCTGCAGGCCCGACTGCTGACCGCGCTGAACGAGCAGGGCACGCCGGCGGAGACCCGGATTATCGCGATCTGCAATCTGCAGGACGAGGGCAAGACCTGCGAGGACGTGCTGCGCGCGGACCTGTTCTACCGGCTCGCCGCGCTGCGCGTCACGGTTCCGCCGCTGCGCCAGCGGGGCGAGGACATCCTGTCGCTGTTCACCCGCCTGTCCGAGCAGTTCGCCGACGAATACGGCTGTGACGCGCCCCAGGTTTCCGCCCAGGAAGCCGCGCAACTCCTGCAGGCCCCGTGGCCCGGCAACGTGCGCCAGCTGATAAACGTGGCCGAACGTGCCGTGCTGCAGAACCGTCGCGGCACCGGGACCATCGCCTCCCTGCTGATGGCCGACAACGCCGAGAGCGAGCCCGCCATGACCACCGAGGGCAAGCCGCTGAAGGAGTTCGTCGAGGCGTTCGAGCGGATGCTGATCGACAACACGATGCGCCGCCACAAGGGTTCCATCGTCGCGGTGATGGAAGAGCTCTGCCTGCCGCGCCGGACCCTGAACGAGAAGATGGCGAAGTATCAGCTTCAGCGGTCCGACTATCTCTGA
- a CDS encoding sensor histidine kinase: MNETTAEPLSRNNLRWPMRTAFAVLVVLAVVVVFVTNQFLTQRFTETTRNRAEVRSTLYVGNLISELQRASIVPQLLVRDPALISALNSSDYTQSTQRLMSFVEEIDAASLILLDRDGRTVAATDRNRLGEIHRSAPYFVDALRASGTVFNVTELDSGGYQFAYSRKLEDSGSAIGAIVVTVDLATLERSWAGIADAVFVSDSEGRIILSTEPRWRGLTEAEALTRQSAPSAIERAIRVTQDWSALPVDAYLRGEAVMRNETRVPFRGWKMVTFTTYASVRERVNGVLALEIMGFAILLAGIFWLLSRKAASRILFFQRESAELRQLNRQLQRAIAERDKMEKSLEVAEQTLAQSSKLAALGEMSAAVSHELNQPLAAMKTYLAGARLLMNRKRNEEALASFQRIDDLIERMGAITRQLKSYARKGAEQFEPVDARAAVLSALSMMEPQLKARSVNLTRTLPGDPVLILGDRLRLEQVIINLLRNALDATKTSKEPQIDILLAAGDTVRLTVRDNGDGIEDLDALFEPFYTTKQPGDGVGLGLAISSGIVSDFGGRLTARNAADGGAVFEVQLPIWKDREELDAAE; encoded by the coding sequence ATGAACGAGACCACCGCCGAGCCGCTGAGCAGGAACAACCTGCGTTGGCCAATGCGCACCGCATTCGCGGTTCTGGTGGTGCTTGCCGTGGTGGTCGTCTTCGTCACCAACCAGTTTCTCACCCAGAGGTTCACGGAGACCACGCGTAACCGCGCGGAGGTCCGCTCGACCCTCTATGTCGGCAACCTGATTTCCGAGCTTCAGCGCGCCTCTATCGTGCCGCAGCTTCTGGTGCGGGACCCGGCGCTGATCTCGGCTCTGAATTCGTCCGACTACACGCAATCCACGCAGCGGCTGATGTCCTTCGTCGAGGAGATCGACGCGGCCTCCCTGATCCTGCTGGACCGGGACGGGCGCACGGTGGCCGCGACCGACCGCAACCGGCTGGGCGAGATCCATCGCTCCGCTCCCTATTTCGTCGACGCGCTGCGGGCGAGCGGGACGGTGTTCAACGTCACCGAGCTGGACAGCGGCGGCTACCAGTTCGCCTATTCCCGCAAGCTTGAGGACAGCGGCTCGGCCATCGGCGCGATCGTCGTGACCGTGGACCTCGCCACGCTGGAACGCTCGTGGGCGGGCATCGCCGACGCGGTCTTCGTGTCCGACAGCGAGGGGCGGATCATCCTGTCGACCGAACCCCGCTGGCGCGGCCTGACCGAGGCCGAGGCGCTGACCCGGCAGTCCGCACCGTCTGCGATCGAACGCGCGATCCGCGTCACTCAGGACTGGAGCGCACTGCCCGTGGACGCCTACCTGCGTGGCGAGGCGGTCATGCGCAACGAGACGCGGGTGCCGTTCCGGGGTTGGAAGATGGTGACCTTCACCACCTACGCATCCGTGCGCGAGCGGGTGAACGGGGTCCTCGCGCTCGAGATCATGGGCTTCGCGATCCTGCTGGCGGGCATCTTCTGGCTGCTGAGCCGCAAGGCCGCGTCGCGCATCCTGTTCTTCCAGCGGGAGTCCGCCGAGCTCCGTCAGCTGAACCGCCAGCTTCAGCGCGCCATCGCCGAACGCGACAAGATGGAGAAGTCGCTGGAGGTCGCAGAGCAGACGCTCGCGCAATCGTCGAAACTTGCCGCCCTCGGCGAGATGTCGGCGGCCGTCAGTCACGAACTCAACCAGCCGCTCGCGGCGATGAAAACCTACCTCGCCGGCGCGCGGCTGCTGATGAACCGCAAGCGCAACGAGGAGGCGCTCGCCTCCTTCCAGCGGATCGACGACCTGATCGAGCGCATGGGGGCGATCACCCGCCAGCTCAAGTCCTATGCGAGGAAAGGCGCCGAGCAGTTCGAGCCGGTCGACGCCCGCGCGGCCGTCCTGTCGGCCCTGTCGATGATGGAGCCGCAGCTGAAGGCCCGATCGGTCAATCTGACGCGGACCCTTCCGGGCGATCCGGTGTTGATACTCGGTGACCGGCTCCGGCTGGAGCAGGTCATCATCAACCTGTTGAGGAACGCGCTCGATGCCACCAAGACCTCCAAGGAGCCGCAGATCGACATCCTGCTGGCGGCCGGGGACACTGTGCGGCTGACAGTGCGCGATAATGGTGACGGGATCGAGGACCTCGATGCCCTGTTCGAACCTTTCTACACCACCAAGCAGCCCGGAGACGGCGTTGGCTTGGGACTGGCGATCTCGTCCGGGATCGTCTCCGATTTCGGCGGGCGGTTGACCGCCCGCAACGCCGCCGATGGCGGCGCGGTCTTCGAGGTCCAGCTGCCGATCTGGAAAGACCGGGAAGAACTGGACGCAGCGGAGTGA
- the purQ gene encoding phosphoribosylformylglycinamidine synthase subunit PurQ produces MKAAVIVFPGSNCDRDMAVALREAGADVSMVWHKDATLPDGVDLVAVPGGFSFGDYLRCGAIAANSPICRAIVAHAERGGYVLGVCNGFQVLTETGLLPGVLMRNAGLKFVCKSLGLRVETASSAFTEGYTYGQTVSFPVAHHDGNYFADPDTLAKLRDEYRIAFRYETNPNGSQDDIAGVLSENRRVLGLMPHPERAVDETHGGTDGMALFRSLVGALATA; encoded by the coding sequence ATGAAAGCTGCCGTGATCGTCTTCCCCGGAAGCAACTGCGACCGCGACATGGCCGTCGCCCTGCGCGAGGCGGGGGCCGACGTGTCGATGGTCTGGCACAAGGACGCGACGCTGCCCGACGGCGTTGACCTGGTCGCGGTTCCCGGTGGCTTCTCCTTCGGCGATTACCTGCGTTGCGGCGCGATCGCGGCGAATTCGCCGATCTGCCGCGCGATCGTCGCCCATGCAGAGCGGGGCGGCTACGTCCTCGGCGTCTGCAACGGGTTCCAGGTGCTGACCGAAACCGGCCTGCTGCCGGGTGTACTGATGCGCAACGCGGGGCTGAAGTTCGTCTGCAAGTCGCTTGGCCTCCGGGTCGAGACCGCGTCGTCCGCCTTCACCGAGGGCTACACGTACGGTCAGACCGTGTCCTTCCCTGTCGCGCACCACGACGGCAACTACTTCGCCGACCCCGATACGCTGGCGAAACTGCGTGACGAGTACCGCATCGCCTTCCGCTATGAGACGAACCCGAACGGCAGCCAGGACGATATCGCCGGCGTGCTGTCGGAGAACCGCCGCGTCCTCGGCCTGATGCCGCACCCGGAGCGAGCGGTGGACGAAACACACGGCGGCACCGACGGAATGGCGCTTTTCCGCTCGCTTGTCGGCGCTTTGGCGACCGCCTGA
- a CDS encoding 5' nucleotidase, NT5C type, with protein MRIAIDMDEVLADSNAAKLALYRDHFGYNWSDDEMAGRPLHELAAPEHADAVEAIQQEGSFFADLPVMAGAQAALEGLVARHEVFVASAAMEYPASVGHKVRWMQRHFPMVPELNIILLGHKFVLAVDALIDDSLRHFSLLEGRGLLFDAPHNAGVPWPHRLNGWSGGADAVDELLGL; from the coding sequence ATGCGTATCGCGATCGACATGGACGAAGTGCTTGCCGATTCCAACGCGGCCAAGCTCGCGCTCTACCGCGACCACTTTGGCTATAACTGGAGCGACGATGAGATGGCGGGCCGCCCGCTGCACGAACTCGCCGCGCCCGAACATGCCGACGCGGTCGAGGCGATCCAGCAGGAAGGCAGCTTCTTCGCCGACCTGCCCGTGATGGCGGGCGCGCAGGCGGCCCTCGAGGGGCTGGTGGCACGGCACGAGGTCTTCGTCGCCTCTGCCGCGATGGAGTACCCGGCCTCCGTCGGTCACAAGGTGCGCTGGATGCAGCGGCACTTCCCGATGGTGCCGGAGCTGAACATCATCCTGCTCGGCCACAAGTTCGTCCTCGCCGTCGACGCGCTGATCGACGACAGCCTGCGGCACTTCTCGCTGCTCGAGGGCAGGGGCCTGCTGTTCGACGCGCCCCACAACGCCGGTGTGCCGTGGCCGCACCGGCTGAACGGTTGGTCGGGCGGAGCCGACGCGGTGGACGAGTTGCTCGGCCTTTGA
- a CDS encoding zinc-binding dehydrogenase, with protein MRAAILKAYNEPLKIEDRPDPTCPEDGVVLKVLACGVCRSDWHAWTGEHPRVKPGAIGGHEFCGEVVAAGPRSAWKIGDVLVAPFLLSCGHCSACRAGVEHTCPDMIYPGLGTDGAFAEYVAVPRDHNLSRLPDILDPVTAAGLGCRVMTAWHGLTDRAALKPGEWLAVHGTGGVGFAALLLGRAMGARVVAIDVVQEKLDHALAHGAEAAVNAKDPDATDKIREITGGGAHVSIEAVGIEPTLNGSIACLRPLGRHVQCGMPIGHTARMEIDLNGVFMKNLALYGSKGMPAHRYPELFSLIAGGSVDLSVMIGRRIGLSQVSDELAAMNGPTPPGVAVVTDMER; from the coding sequence ATGCGCGCTGCGATCCTGAAGGCCTATAACGAACCGCTGAAGATCGAAGACCGGCCGGACCCGACCTGTCCGGAGGACGGTGTCGTCCTCAAGGTACTGGCCTGCGGCGTCTGCCGCAGCGACTGGCACGCCTGGACCGGGGAGCATCCGCGCGTGAAGCCCGGCGCCATCGGCGGTCACGAGTTCTGCGGTGAAGTCGTCGCCGCCGGACCGCGCTCGGCCTGGAAGATCGGCGACGTGCTGGTCGCGCCGTTCCTGCTGAGCTGCGGCCATTGTTCCGCCTGCCGTGCGGGCGTCGAACATACCTGCCCGGACATGATCTATCCCGGTCTCGGCACAGACGGCGCTTTCGCCGAGTATGTCGCGGTTCCGCGCGATCACAACCTGTCGCGCCTGCCGGACATCCTCGACCCCGTGACCGCCGCCGGTCTCGGCTGCCGGGTGATGACCGCGTGGCACGGGCTGACCGACCGCGCCGCCCTGAAGCCGGGCGAGTGGCTGGCCGTCCACGGCACCGGCGGCGTCGGCTTCGCCGCGCTGCTGCTCGGCCGGGCCATGGGCGCACGCGTCGTCGCCATCGACGTCGTGCAGGAGAAGCTCGACCACGCGCTCGCCCACGGGGCAGAGGCGGCGGTCAACGCCAAGGACCCCGACGCGACCGACAAGATCCGCGAGATCACCGGCGGCGGGGCGCATGTGTCGATCGAGGCGGTCGGGATCGAGCCGACGCTCAACGGCTCCATCGCCTGCCTGCGCCCGCTCGGGCGGCACGTGCAGTGCGGCATGCCGATCGGCCACACGGCGCGGATGGAGATCGACCTGAACGGCGTCTTCATGAAGAACCTCGCGCTCTACGGCTCCAAGGGCATGCCGGCGCACCGCTATCCCGAGCTGTTCAGCCTGATCGCCGGCGGCTCGGTCGACCTGTCGGTGATGATCGGGCGCAGGATCGGTCTGTCGCAGGTCTCTGACGAGCTTGCCGCGATGAACGGGCCGACGCCGCCGGGCGTGGCCGTCGTAACCGACATGGAGCGCTGA
- the purS gene encoding phosphoribosylformylglycinamidine synthase subunit PurS, whose product MKARVHVMLKDGVLDPQGEAVRHALGALGFGGVEGVRQGKVIELDLADGTTEAQVGEMCEKLLANTVIESYRIELPA is encoded by the coding sequence ATGAAGGCGCGAGTTCACGTGATGCTCAAGGACGGGGTTCTCGACCCGCAGGGAGAGGCCGTGCGCCACGCGCTCGGCGCGCTCGGTTTCGGTGGCGTCGAAGGCGTGCGGCAGGGCAAGGTGATCGAGCTCGACCTCGCCGACGGCACGACCGAGGCGCAGGTCGGCGAGATGTGCGAGAAACTGCTCGCCAACACCGTGATCGAAAGCTACCGCATCGAGCTGCCCGCCTGA
- the purC gene encoding phosphoribosylaminoimidazolesuccinocarboxamide synthase, whose product MARRKKIYEGKAKILYEGPEPGTLVQYFKDDATAFNAEKKAVIEGKGVLNNRLSEFFMTGLSAVGIPTHFIRRLNMREQLIRQVEIIPLEVIVRNIAAGSMAKRLGMEEGTPLPRPIIEFSYKDDKLGDPMVPEEYIIAFGWASQQDLDDIVALALRVNDYMSGVMYGVNIRLVDFKIEIGRVWDGDFQRLVVADEISPDSCRLWDMETGDKLDKDVFRRDLGNLTDAYTEVARRLGVMPSNATHMPKPTLIN is encoded by the coding sequence ATGGCACGCCGCAAGAAAATCTACGAAGGCAAGGCCAAGATCCTGTACGAAGGGCCCGAACCGGGCACACTCGTCCAGTACTTCAAGGATGACGCGACCGCCTTCAACGCCGAGAAGAAGGCCGTGATCGAGGGCAAGGGCGTGCTGAACAACCGCCTCAGCGAGTTCTTCATGACCGGGCTGAGCGCCGTCGGCATCCCGACGCACTTCATCCGTCGCCTGAACATGCGCGAGCAGCTGATCCGCCAGGTGGAGATCATTCCGCTCGAAGTCATCGTGCGCAACATCGCCGCCGGCTCGATGGCCAAGCGCCTCGGCATGGAAGAGGGCACGCCGCTGCCGCGCCCGATCATCGAGTTTTCCTACAAGGACGACAAGCTCGGCGATCCGATGGTGCCCGAGGAATACATCATCGCCTTCGGCTGGGCGAGCCAGCAGGACCTCGACGACATCGTCGCGCTCGCGCTGCGGGTGAACGACTACATGTCGGGCGTCATGTACGGCGTGAACATCCGCCTCGTCGATTTCAAGATCGAGATCGGCCGGGTTTGGGACGGCGATTTCCAGCGGCTCGTCGTGGCCGACGAGATTTCGCCCGACAGCTGCCGGCTGTGGGACATGGAAACGGGCGACAAGCTCGACAAGGACGTGTTCCGCCGCGATCTCGGCAACCTGACGGACGCCTATACCGAAGTGGCGCGCCGCCTCGGCGTGATGCCGTCGAACGCGACGCACATGCCGAAGCCGACACTGATCAATTGA
- a CDS encoding DUF1476 domain-containing protein yields MSTFDDRENAFENKFAHDAEMQFKAEARRNKLVGLWAAELLGKSGDDANAYALEVVKSDFEEAGDEDVYRKLAGDLGNKASETEIRTKMAEKLAEAKAQLLKEV; encoded by the coding sequence ATGAGCACTTTCGACGACCGCGAGAACGCCTTCGAGAACAAGTTCGCCCACGACGCCGAGATGCAGTTCAAGGCGGAAGCCCGCCGCAACAAGCTGGTCGGCCTCTGGGCCGCTGAACTGCTGGGCAAGAGCGGCGACGACGCCAATGCCTACGCGCTCGAGGTCGTGAAGTCCGACTTCGAGGAAGCGGGCGACGAGGATGTCTACCGCAAGCTGGCCGGCGACCTCGGCAACAAGGCATCCGAGACCGAAATCCGCACCAAGATGGCCGAAAAACTCGCCGAGGCGAAGGCGCAGCTTCTGAAAGAGGTCTGA
- a CDS encoding ABC transporter permease, which produces MSEGIRQPLQRRRLRIDPWSVGAGLIAAFVLMPIVAVLWFALHPEENIWPHLVSTTLPRYLGNTAVLMLAVGAVTAAVGTGSAWIVVMYRFPGRRWLQWALLTPLAVPAYVGAYALVDFLEYAGPVQTALRGMMGWESARDYWFPDIRTRGAAIVVLSAALFPYVYVLSRAALREQSANGFEVARALGAGPLGRFFRVGLPLMRPAMAAGVAVVMMETVNDFGTVDYFAVQTLTTGIFSVWLQSGNLGGAAQIATLSLSMIVLLVLAEKLSRRKSRVFQTARQSRPIEAEPLSRGWAWLATAACLLPVLIGFVLPVAVITSHALNAQEWLAPGLARALWHTLSTGGIAAVVCVAGGLFMVYGVRLSGRRLPVLLMPVTAIGYAAPGAVLALGILVPLARLDNWAADQWLALTGTDPGLVLTGTATALVIAYVARFFAIAQGTADAAMGRISPSLPMAARSLGRTAGGTLGAVHMPLVRASVGSALLLVFVDCVKELPATLLLRPFNYETLATRVHDKASLEKITEVAPAALMITAVGLLAVTLMARANR; this is translated from the coding sequence ATGTCCGAGGGAATTCGTCAGCCATTGCAGCGCCGCCGCCTGCGCATCGACCCGTGGTCCGTCGGGGCCGGGCTGATCGCGGCCTTCGTGCTGATGCCGATCGTCGCGGTGCTCTGGTTCGCGCTGCACCCCGAAGAGAACATCTGGCCGCATCTCGTCTCCACCACGCTGCCGCGCTACCTCGGCAATACGGCGGTGCTGATGCTTGCGGTCGGCGCGGTGACGGCGGCGGTCGGCACCGGCTCGGCGTGGATCGTGGTGATGTACCGCTTCCCCGGCCGCCGCTGGCTGCAATGGGCGCTGCTCACCCCGCTCGCGGTGCCGGCCTATGTCGGCGCCTATGCGCTGGTCGATTTCCTCGAATATGCCGGCCCGGTGCAGACCGCCCTGCGCGGCATGATGGGATGGGAAAGCGCGCGCGACTACTGGTTCCCCGACATCCGCACCCGTGGCGCGGCGATCGTCGTGCTGAGCGCGGCGCTGTTTCCCTACGTATACGTCCTGTCCCGCGCTGCCCTGCGCGAGCAGTCGGCCAACGGGTTCGAAGTGGCGCGCGCGCTCGGCGCGGGGCCGCTCGGCCGGTTCTTCCGGGTCGGCCTGCCGCTGATGCGTCCGGCCATGGCGGCGGGTGTGGCGGTCGTGATGATGGAGACCGTGAACGACTTCGGGACCGTCGATTACTTCGCGGTGCAGACCCTGACGACCGGCATATTCTCGGTCTGGCTGCAGTCGGGCAACCTCGGCGGTGCGGCGCAGATCGCGACGCTGTCGCTGTCGATGATCGTGCTGCTGGTGCTGGCCGAGAAGCTGAGCCGCCGCAAGAGCCGGGTGTTCCAAACCGCCCGCCAGAGCCGCCCGATCGAGGCGGAGCCGCTGTCGCGCGGCTGGGCCTGGCTTGCCACGGCGGCCTGCCTGCTGCCGGTGCTGATCGGCTTCGTGCTGCCGGTCGCGGTCATCACGAGCCACGCGCTCAACGCGCAGGAATGGCTCGCGCCGGGGCTGGCGCGGGCGCTCTGGCACACGCTGTCGACGGGCGGCATCGCGGCGGTGGTCTGCGTGGCGGGCGGGCTCTTCATGGTCTATGGCGTGCGGCTGTCGGGTCGCCGCCTGCCGGTGCTGCTGATGCCGGTGACGGCGATCGGCTACGCTGCGCCGGGGGCGGTGCTGGCGCTCGGCATCCTGGTGCCGCTGGCCCGGCTCGACAACTGGGCGGCGGATCAGTGGCTGGCGCTGACCGGCACCGATCCTGGGCTGGTTCTGACCGGCACGGCGACGGCACTCGTCATCGCCTATGTGGCGCGGTTCTTCGCGATCGCGCAGGGCACCGCCGATGCCGCGATGGGGCGCATCTCTCCTAGCCTGCCGATGGCGGCGCGCTCGCTCGGCCGCACGGCGGGCGGCACGCTCGGCGCGGTGCACATGCCGCTGGTGCGCGCCTCGGTCGGCTCGGCGCTGCTGCTGGTGTTCGTCGATTGCGTGAAGGAGCTGCCCGCCACCCTGCTGCTGCGCCCCTTCAACTACGAGACGCTGGCGACGCGGGTCCACGACAAGGCCAGCCTCGAGAAGATCACCGAAGTGGCGCCGGCGGCGCTGATGATCACCGCTGTCGGCCTCCTCGCAGTGACGCTGATGGCCCGGGCGAACCGCTGA